The Alosa alosa isolate M-15738 ecotype Scorff River chromosome 3, AALO_Geno_1.1, whole genome shotgun sequence nucleotide sequence tatttatttatatatatttgtggGGTGCCATATCAGTGCATGTCTCTCTTGATGACAAGAGAATTAATCAGGCCTGGAAGTGGAAATGAAATTAAATCTACCCAAGCTGTGACTGGATACTATTACACATCAGAGCTCACCAGCAACAACAGGCTCTTTGTGTTATAGCCAGTGAAGGCTTATTCAGCCAAGAAGCCCATGGGCAGGGTATTTGGCTCTGAAGCGTATCATCTGGTACTGTTCTAGCTCAGTAATGCCAACTGGCGTACAGTATGTAGTTGGATTTAccgcgtgtgtgagtgagagagcgagagcgagatgTAATTGTTAAGATTGCCCCACTCGTCTCTCTTaatctttttctttcctctACGTTTTGTCCATTTGTCTCTCCTTTTTCCGTCATATTTCTGGATTACTGGAATCCTCCCTGTTCCTTGGAACTCATTTGTACTCCTTTGACATTTCCTCTTTCCACATCTATTCACAGGAATGCTTCTCCACATAATTTGGAAGAGTCTGGTCGGTCATGTTGTTAAAACGATTGATTCAGGCAAGTGTCCATCTGTATTTGATGTTAATAAACGTGTACACTtaaaggagattttttttcttttttttttcatattcatAATATAGTTTCAACATACAGAGCTATGCTGTATTCGGCCActaagaatgattcattgatTCATCATCTTGAGATTGTAGAGGGTGCTGCTGTGTAATTGTTGTGTTGTTATTGGTTACAGTTGGTAATAAAAAGGATCGACAGGGATCTGAGGCTCTGACCTTGCTGATGCAGTCTCTACGGGCCATCCTGCTCTCAGATGCCCTGCCTGCAAAACAAGCTCTGGTGAGGCCTTTAGTGTGGATGTACAGCCAAGGGAAATGAGTGCTCTATCAGGGGTAGAACTCTCCAGAATGTGCCCTCCAGTTGAAACGAACATGTTACTTATGTACTCAAAAAAGTAAAACTAAGTGGGTCTCACTAACATGGTTGTTGTATAACTTTGACTGTTCAGTGACTTCTGGTTTAAAGATGTATTGATGTTGTGTCACTAGTTCCCAGATACAAAATGGGAAGTTACTGAGATGAGTTTATGTCTGACCTAGCtgtagacatttgaaatgctgGAAAACCAGCATTTTCACACCCGCAGACATTTTGATAATGGAACAATTGCAGGCTTATAATTCATCCAAATCAGGGGCATATACTACTAAAGCAATGACTAGCGTGCTTTTATGATTGTTTACTCTTGGTGGTCAATTTGGAGCcagccagtttttttttttttttgttgtcacCCTTTGAAGTGTTTGGCCTTATGGTCTTGTTTGTCACTCCAGCAAAAGTAATACAACACCTTCCAATCATGTGTCTCCACAGGATCTTTTGGAAACCACTGTGAAAGGCATCCCAAAGAAAGTGCTTGGCTCTGCAGCCTACCAAGTGGCTGATATGGATATTTTGAACGTAAGTGTTTTTCGCCTATTATCTCTCCATTTAGAGTTTACATCGCATAGTTTATCCTTTGTCTTGGTTTCTAACCAAGTGCTGATATGCTcaagaattgctttaaaacttaaaactgttcaccatgttgttagtcgctttggttaaaaatgcgtcagccaaatgtaatgtaaacagcCTTTAACGTTTGAAAATAAGGTTGCATCTGTGAAACTTGTAGTCACAGCCTGAGCTTAATGAAGATGTAGCGTTGCCATCACCACAACCCTGTGAGCTCCTCTCCTTCTGAAACCTCAGCATTCAGAGCTCTTAATCAAGCAAACATTGTTTAATGGCTTCCAGAGATCCCTAATTGTGAAGGCCCTCAAGCCCTTATCACGATGACCTTCAAATTGGTGTCAAGGGTTTTGGATCATGTTCTATGATGTGGAAAGCTGATGATTcaaattagagatgcaccgatatggaattttagggccgataatgataaccgatatttattggtttgttgtggccgataccgatacgataaccgataatattactcttaaaaaaaattgtgaaaaaggGATTTGGGGAaacatttaataagcataattttattgcagtaattttacctaccaccaaatgatggacagaactcagtCCTCACTAGTgcagcagtcaacaacataacagtagcctagccctacagtatgtgtggctcctttaagtgaacctgacgtcagtgaattgtgagtgagtggctagagagtatgaatcgttttaatttaggactaaacgctcataaacggctcagctggggataagctacagtatagcgaccaaatcagagtttgtgagggaaacttaggtttagtttcaactgcggataactgaataaagctgcaactcttcagactgtatcttatgtccgtctactctgttgcgcacaacctgctgcagcagaaatgaaaggggttagccccgaaggttttaataacttattatgatctatctggaactgaagcagggaTGGTTAGCATTAGGtagtaatacaaaacccaagctaacgtaatgcaaatataatactaaaacacaacttagaactaggcctacttatgtactcgtcccactaatgagtttgtttatttgtttccccgactaACGCGGTATAGtccaaacacaccagcacaagacggctctagggctgagctccgctcaagtaaggttaaatggcggatcattcacgagaggattttgagatgcacagattaccaaatgaacgcatatccacagattttgttagagtggtgaaatacattcacaccgctgacaatatattgaggaaaaagtatagccaaccaagctcaagtagctcagtgtagccagacaaccttacgtaggcctaaattaggactagaatatcggcgcaaattatcggccagaattctgttatcggaccgataataatatttaaattttttcacttatcggccgccgatatatcgtgcatccctaattCAAATCACAATGTGCGTGTGCTGGAGTTGgtgttgtgtttctttgtggttttatggatgtgtgtgttctgtctgctCCAGGGCACCCCAGCTCTCTTCCTGATCGGTCTCTTCTACAATGGCAAACATCTGTCAACATTTGTGGAGGACGAGAAGTATGTTTGTTAATGTGACACCGCACCATATGGTCCTTTTACTTGCATAGTTAAAGTTACACACAGAAAATGAGCACAATAGATAAGACGCATAAATGCTTCCCTTTGGTTCAGGTTCTTCATGAGCTTGGAGACCCTGCTGTCTTGTGGCCTGTCCGGCCCCACGTCTCCGCTGGCGTTTGCCGATGCTGTGCTGGAGGCGATGAGCCGTGATGCAGGCTCCCTGGAAAACAAAGAATATCTCTGGAGGATGTGGAGTGTGGTGGTGAACCCACTGACCGACACCATCACACAGGTACACCACAGTAACCCACTGACCGACACTATCATACAGTTACACCACTAACCCACTGACCGACCCCATCACAGGTACCACAGTAACCCACTGACAGACACCATCACATGTATACCACAATAACCCACTGACCAACACTATCACAGGTATACCACAATAACCCACTGACAGTGGGTTACAGTGGTATACCTGTGATAACCACATCACTGATAGACACATCAAACAGGTACACCACAGAAAAACAAGGATGCTGAGGTTGTTACTTCCTGTTTGCTTCAAGGAGTTgaaatgtatatattttgtgACGGTCATAAAGTACCATATGACACGCCAATTCACAACTGTAAAATAGTGAGATGTAAACTTGTGCAcacctttttatttttattttttttttttttttttcagtccaaTGAAGTCAATCAAGGGGATGCCCTGGAGCACAACTTCAATGCCGTTCACAGCGCCTTGATGTTCCCGATATCCCACCTGCTACCTGGCAAAGCTCTCCCACAGGTAAGTGCTAGCTTTAGAGTTTTCAGTCTGACAACATATTTACATTGCTCTGATAGATTAAGATTAGAAATGATCCCGTTTTCTTGGTCAGATGACTCAGAAGACCCTACTGGGCACATGGTCCCGGCTTTACATGGTTTTTGCCCGGTGTTCTGCCCTGGTGGCCACTGCTGAGGAGAACGTGTGCTGTGAGGAGCTGTGTGTCAAGATGTCGTCTTCTCTGGATGGACTGGATTTATCGGTGAGTTGAATTGCCACACTTTACCCTGTTTTGCATGTATTGACCACTCACAAATATATTCTGTTGTGTGGAAAGAAGCGGTTGTGAATTATGTGGTGACTTTTTGTTATTGATACCCTTCTTTTCTTTAGGATCCTCCAGTATTGGATGCTGTTGTAAGTGTCCTTCACACCATGATTGAGAGTGTGGACTTCTCTCCGTACACTCCCCAGTTCCAGCAAAAGATGAAATGTAAGACTCTCTTCCATCACCCTCCATAATCCATAATGTAAGCCTCTCTTCTTCTGCTCTTTGCATTACATGAccatgtcttttttttgttgttatattTCTAGCTCCTCGTACTCCACTAGGCTGGGTAAGGAAAAGGAACAAAGCGCTGGGCAACCTCTCTGCTTTCCATACGTTACTAGTGCACTGCCTGGAAGCATTCCTTGCTTTGGACCTAACCAAGGTGGCTGCTGATGGTTCTGGAGCCACACTGGGGGGTGTTGGCACCACGCTGATCAACATTGTGTCCAAAATCTTTTCCAACCTGGCCCTACCCACAGTTATTCAGGAGGCGTTCTCCATTCTTGCCCAGCCTTTGGCCCTCATGTTTGGTCTGACTGGAAGGTGTGAAGTTTGAATGATCAAGtatttcattttgttgtttctcaaatgagtttgaacctatgagtatgtgtatctaaaaatggtctgattttttttttttttttttttttttttttttttttttagcactgAAAATGACAAGTCCAAAACCTACTCAGTTCTCATGCAAAAAGTAAGTTTATTGGTTGTACATGATCTCCTTTTGTGATTTCAAGAAAATATATGGGGCCAAAGTTACCCCAGCTTGATTTCTTTCTTTCAAGTGCTCTAATTGCTTCAGTGTTTTCCCCTCTGCAGAGTCCTCCCTAGAACCCATTTTCTGCCTTTCTTCTGTTTTCTCCCTGTAGTTGGAGTGCCTCCTAGGGGACATGTTGAGATGTCTGCAGTCCCGCTCGGCCTTGCAGTACGACGACGATATGTTGTCTTTGCTGACCCCCCTTCTCTGTGAGACGTTTTTACATAAGAGCAAGCAGATCCGCACCCTTGTCAACCAGTTCTGGAatgctacatttgcaaatgccCTTGTTCTAAACTACCCAGATAAAATTAGGTATGAATGCTCTGTTCAGTTATTACGCTTGGTGATTTTGCAAATAAGTTGTTTTACCTGTTTTTCCCATCATGTGTCATCCCATGTATATAGCTCTTTGGCAGTATTGAAATTGaatttaatcagtcatatgtcTCTCATTTAATGGTGGCTTTGTTCCTTTTACAGGCCAGTTTTAAGCCAAGTAAAACAGAAGACTCCCATCATCTTACCTGGGTTTCAAGCTGTAGAAGTACCAGAGGACACTAGTGGACAGTATAGCGTAAGTGTTTGTATTCTGAAATGGTTGGTTGTACTTAGTCATTGAAACGTGTGGTCAAGTactactgtttttctttttttccttttatgcAGAGTGAGTCCTCTCAAATGGAAACCAAGATAAGTGGTGTGGCCGTGACCTCTGCGAAGAAGAGGGAATCTTTGCTAAACAGACCTGCCGAACCAAAGACCCCAGACATGCCTGCTAAGCCTGTATCTGTGAGTGTATTTAGTAGATATGCACTGATTTTATTTTCCCACTTTTAGTGAACGCTCTAAtgaatgcttacattttctacCTTTTAAATAGTGTTTCCCCAGAAAACAATTCAAGTGTGCTGGGCATATGTGAGGGCAGCCTGTTGAGGTGGGGCGACGGTGCTAGATGTTGGATTATGAAATTGAATCTGTTTTTATGTCTAGTTTCTCACAATGGAAATATAATTGCAATCATTTTACCCATGCCTACTaccaatgatggacagaactcatcaTAGATCCGTCCTCCATGGTACAGCGGTAAAACTAAGTCGTAGCATTTATTCCATATCATATTTCTTGTTATGGAAGTGGTGTGGCCTTTTAAGAATAACATGAGTGGGTGAGTATGAATGGCTAGCAGCTAGAAAAAATAAGATGAGGACCTAAGCAGCATTCGTGAAGCAGAGTTGTATGCATAGTTTGAACTGTTTGTCATTAAATAAAGCTGAAACTCCTTGGACTGAGCTCTATCTTGCgtttatccgtgtgtgtgtacaatatttCATGTTGGCTGGTGTTTGCCCTCTGCAGGTCAAGCTTGATTTTGGATCGTCAAAGCTGCCTCGTCGGGAGATGTTGGAGGAGGAGGCCTCAGTAGACTTTGTGTTCATCCCTCCAGAGACGAAGGAGAGGGTGCTAACTGAACACCAGAAGGAGGTGAAAAGGACGAAaaggtgaaaatgaaaattaTTTGTGAAGACATTGCAAATTGCTATGCACCGATGACTTCAGTTTCTGTTTCACCCAAGACCGTGTTCATGAATTGAACCGATTAATCTGTTTTGCAGGGTTGATATCCCTGCCATGTATAACAACCTGGATGCCTCCTTGGACACAACCACCTTTACCCAATACACTCAGAGCCAAGAGGAATCTATGTATGTCTTTGTCTCATTTGGTTATGTTTGGTTATTGTTTACTCTTGTTTGGTAAGCCAGaagtttaaaatattttctttttatgaCAGGGACAAATTGCCTGCAGATGACCAAACTGCAACCATTGAAAAGTCCTTGCCTGAGGTATTGGTAACACATTATTGACccgttatttttgtttgttttgattgtttttGGTGTTGCAAACTGAACATTGCCCAATAATTATTTTCCTTTTAACTCTCCACAGACCTCAAATCAAAATAAATATACTGTTGTGGATGTAGACGAGGCCAAGGATCAAAATGGAAGCAACATGGCTGAGCCAGTTCAGGACCCCGCAACAAAAATGGACATCTCTCTTGGAGGGGATGAGGCGCCATCAACATCTGCTGATATCTCCATGGAGGATATTGGTGGGCAAGAGCCAGAAGTTTTCAAACAGGACATTAATGAGGACAGGACTCCAACTAAACAAGACACTTGTTCCAATAAAGAGGACAGTCCTAATGTCTCTGGATCATCTGATATGGTCTCTGGGACACCCCAGAAACCAAATAGCCGTCGACAGTCTTTCATTACCTTAGAAAAGTATGTTGAGGGAAGACCTTCTAGTCCCATCAGTGTGGCTAGATTTACTGGTCCCCTTGTAAAGAACACAGAGAGCCAGGAAATGCCAAAGTCCCAGGGGTCCATTGCGAATAGTCCACACACCCCACAGGCAGAGACCAGTCAAGAAGTCTTCATGGAGACAGAAATGTCTCAAAAACATTTGGAAGGATCTTCTGAACAGGGTTTGAAAGACACCACCAAAGATCTGAAGCCCTCCACTGAACGCCCCAGTGAAAGCACAGAGGATGAGGATGTCATTCCAGATACCCAGACAAAGATTCTAAAGGAGGATTTGGTTGCCAATGGTAGGTCCCTTCCGAAAAATGATGTAGCTAAGACCACGCTAGAGGAGGAATCAGATGTTCTTACAGACTCTCAGTCTGAGACCTCTCCAGCAAATCCAAGGCGCTCTGGGCGACAAAGAACCAAACCTATGCGCCCCGGGGGAGAGTCAGATGAGCAAGAAGGTAAGAATAAAACAAGGGAGAAAAGGGTAGCTGCTAATGATAAGAACCTTTCTGTTTCTAAAGAATCCACTCTTTCCCCTTCTCTGGAAACAGATAGCCAACCCAGGGGTAGAAGGAGGAGTAGGTTAGCTGAAGTAGAAAATGTTGACACTGTAAAAGTGAGAAAAAGTCTTAGAGGGGATATTAACAGTCTGAATGATTCACAATCTGTTGCAGGAGATAGCCAGCCACAGGGAAGGCAAAAAAGAAGTCAGGCAGCGTTGCTAGTTGCTTCCCAGAACTCGCCTCATTCAAATAGCCAAACACTGGATAGACCTGGGAGGAGAACTAGGTCAGCCCAGGACACAGACTCTCAGCAGTTGAGTGGTGAGGCTGAAGTAGATGGTCAGTCACAGGGCAGACCAGTTAGGAAGACAAGAAGAACTGAAACAGCTAAGCTGCAAAATGAAAGTCAGAGCCAAAGTCTGACTGATTCTGAGCAGCTTGCAAGTCAGACTGAAGTAGTAATCAGAGGTAAACCTGGTCGAAGGCAAAAACTCGTCAGTGAAGAAGATGAATCCAAGAATAGTTCAGAGAATGCCCAAGTAGAGAACTTTGAAGAGAGTCAGGAATCCTCCCAAGGAAAAGGTAGGCTCAAAACACGGAGGTCCTCCCAACTTATATCTGCCAGTGCTGAGAACTCTGACTCTAATGCTTCGGAGACTGAAGGTCAGAAGCCTAGAAAGAGGGGCAGAAGACTGTATTCTATGAACGCAGAGCTAACTCACAGTCCACTAAATAATGCACAAACAAGTGAAAATGTACTAGAGCCCCAAGAACTTGCTGGTGTTCAAAGCACACCAGAGCCCCAAGAACTTGCTGGTGTTCAAAGCACACCAGAGCCCCAAGAACTTGCTGGTGTTCAAAGCACACCAGAGCCCCAAGAACTTGCTGGTGTTCAAAGCACACCAGAGCCCCAAGAACTTGCTGGTGTTCAAAGCACACCAGAGCCCCAAGAACTTGCTGGTGTTCAAAGCACAGAGATGCCTAACTCTGATGTTCAAAGCACAGAGATGCCTAACTCTGATGTTCAAAGCACAGATATGCCTAACTCTGCAGCACCCCAGCAAAGCCCTTTAAAGAATAGCAGTTTTGTCAATGATGACCAAATGGTCCATGACAAGGTAGAAACTATGAATGAAGAGAGGAATGACGTACATGAAGTAATGGACACACAGAAAGAGGAGGGTGAAGACATGAAAGAGGAGGATGACAAATCTCAAACCGAAAACAAAGAAGTTGTAATAGCGGCAACAACAGAAGATGTACAAAACAGCACAGATGTAATAACAGGCTCAGATATTAAATCAGAAGAAGTATTGCAGGATTTGCCAGCTGGTCAAACCTCACATAACAAGCTTGAGGATAGTGATGAGGCAGTGGTGGAGATTAACCCTGTTATTGAGAGCACCGATTCGTCTAAAGATATGGTGGTAGAAGGTCCAGATTCACAAAGTGATTCAACAGAAGTTGTCTCCTCTCAAAGTGAATCTGATGGAACAGCCAAAATTAGTTGTCCAGTGCATAATAGAAAGGGCCGTCGACGTCCACGCCTCAAGGACTGCATTTGCCATCTTGGGGTGAAGTCTGGTGCGGTTAGTCAAAGTGAGCCACAAGCGTCTCAGGAAAAAGAGACCAATTCAGTTGACAGCAACCAGCTGCCCCCTTACTCTGAAGAAATTACCTCAGAGGAAGTGAAGGCAGTTAGAAATGAAAATGGACTTCCAGAGGTACCAGTACCAGAGACTGAAACTACATCTCTGCCAGTTAAAAGCCCAGACACACTTTCTGATGCAGCTGTTGAAGTGGCTGTTTTGCCTCCAGAATCCATTGAGAAGGATGAGGGTGAGCATGCTGTCACAGAAGAGTCACAAGATGAACTGAGGAAAAATGAGACGACTGCTGAAGTGCTGGAAGAATCTGAGTTTGTCAGTGTCGGAGAACAACAGGTTGAAGAGGCAGCTTCTGTTGATCCAGTGGAAGCAGAAAGCCTCCGCAAGCAAGAAGAGCGCTTGGAAGAGTCTCCTGTCGGCACCACAGAAGAGGCTATGGCAGTAGAAAATGTCTTAACTAATGATGACGATGGAGTAGCTCCTCTTGTAGAGGATCCAAAAGGGGTGGTGGCAGAGGAAGAAGAAACTGAAATGGATCAAACTGAGAACACTGAACCAACAGTAGAACCAACAGAACCAACAGAACCAACAGAACCTCTGAACACTGCTAAAGAGAAGGAAACTGCTGTGTGCTTGGACTCCCCACCCAAGCAGAAGTGTTTGGATGCAGTCACTGGCGAGCTAGAGGTGGGCCAGAGCCCCAGCAGCGGGAAGACCCGTGGGATGTGGTCGCCATCTGCGTCCCCTTCCACCAGCATTCTGAAGAAAGGCCAGAAGAGACCCTCTGAGGAGGATTCTCCCTCACCGCTGCTAAAGGTAATCAATTATGGTGGTCTACATCATGGCTGTAAGATGTCCATACCATTGTCCAGTGCCCCTGGAGTAAATGGTCTCGTGTACATATTTGTTACAGTCCCGCCGAGTGTCCTTTGCTGACCCTATCTACCAGCAAGAGTTGGCAGATGACATTGATCGTCGCAGCCCTGTAATTCGGACAAGTTCACCAAGATCCAAGAGTCTTGGTGGTCAGCCAAAGGTAGTTTTCTGATTGTAATATGAATTGAAATATTTCATATTTGAAAAGCATTTCTATTTGACTTGCTAAGCTGTTAGTcacaagattttttttctccatgaaATTGTAGTTCATAACGACACCAACAAAAGGTTTATTGAACTTCAGTCCACGTAATCTCCGAAGCCCAGGGTACAAGAGCTCTAAGAAGTGTCTGGTAAGTTTACTTGGGTCTGTTTGTGAGTGATGCTCTAGTTTCAAATTATTTAGTTTACTGGTGGTGAGCTATGTCTTTCTTAAAAACACAAGCACTGATATGAATGTCTATCGTGAACTGTGCACCTAAATTAGTGTGTTAGGCACTGTAGTGTCCTACTGTTTGTGGACtgtttattgtcattgtgcagagtacatgtacagatatgtgcaatgtagtaacaatataatagtagtgtatatatatatatatatatatatatatatatatatatatatatatatatatatatatatatatatatatatttaagagaaaacagaataaatatggctattcaGTGTGAAccatagacagatatgtacagtatgttgtcaccgggatgcagagttTGAGTTCAGTAAGGTGACAgctgcaggaaagaagcttcctctgaacctgctggtccaggtgcggagagacctgtaacgcctcccggagGGTAGTGGggagaacagtctgtggttggggtgtgGGTTTTACCACATACATT carries:
- the rif1 gene encoding telomere-associated protein RIF1 isoform X3 encodes the protein MMATVSLSGASLIPLLDCLEDTTAGQSEQTDAYLTIVSRLSGEDGQQYHAVIVKHFARLGKTIQAHISSENAELSQAALQTLGLCVFYPHIVSAVPDTFAEEMLTALTELVVKSSEKNTCTRALWVISKQNFPADIIGQKVPDILTALEAVGNREDIQSVVMEHEAINVIIRLIEQAPAPMTEGAVQWVRQVIPLVVHSASKVRLRAAAALEMGLPLILEKQEEVAAMIEPMMATKLIPELQKLFNNKNETNVLKLWTLFVKILGKMLHRGGSFINSLLYLEEMGFRSSSPSVKKIAFFAWKSLIDNFALNPEILCSAKRLKLLMLPLSSIQVKTEPLLLTKINVWWYLVVKLGPNLGSNFEQVGVALLQNTIPQDVTPLPTPSAATTPSRSIGQRSSFGVSTPKAGTPLSSSPSPSSQSSATFPCVQLLGLEILLHYLLGPQVPSIASKTKLKLCLEPLTDPLLTSTSFFSKHSSVFLSYVRNGFIAVGKDSPGMLLHIIWKSLVGHVVKTIDSVGNKKDRQGSEALTLLMQSLRAILLSDALPAKQALDLLETTVKGIPKKVLGSAAYQVADMDILNGTPALFLIGLFYNGKHLSTFVEDEKFFMSLETLLSCGLSGPTSPLAFADAVLEAMSRDAGSLENKEYLWRMWSVVVNPLTDTITQSNEVNQGDALEHNFNAVHSALMFPISHLLPGKALPQMTQKTLLGTWSRLYMVFARCSALVATAEENVCCEELCVKMSSSLDGLDLSDPPVLDAVVSVLHTMIESVDFSPYTPQFQQKMKSPRTPLGWVRKRNKALGNLSAFHTLLVHCLEAFLALDLTKVAADGSGATLGGVGTTLINIVSKIFSNLALPTVIQEAFSILAQPLALMFGLTGSTENDKSKTYSVLMQKLECLLGDMLRCLQSRSALQYDDDMLSLLTPLLCETFLHKSKQIRTLVNQFWNATFANALVLNYPDKIRPVLSQVKQKTPIILPGFQAVEVPEDTSGQYSSESSQMETKISGVAVTSAKKRESLLNRPAEPKTPDMPAKPVSVKLDFGSSKLPRREMLEEEASVDFVFIPPETKERVLTEHQKEVKRTKRVDIPAMYNNLDASLDTTTFTQYTQSQEESMDKLPADDQTATIEKSLPETSNQNKYTVVDVDEAKDQNGSNMAEPVQDPATKMDISLGGDEAPSTSADISMEDIGGQEPEVFKQDINEDRTPTKQDTCSNKEDSPNVSGSSDMVSGTPQKPNSRRQSFITLEKYVEGRPSSPISVARFTGPLVKNTESQEMPKSQGSIANSPHTPQAETSQEVFMETEMSQKHLEGSSEQGLKDTTKDLKPSTERPSESTEDEDVIPDTQTKILKEDLVANGRSLPKNDVAKTTLEEESDVLTDSQSETSPANPRRSGRQRTKPMRPGGESDEQEGDSQPQGRQKRSQAALLVASQNSPHSNSQTLDRPGRRTRSAQDTDSQQLSGEAEVDGQSQGRPVRKTRRTETAKLQNESQSQSLTDSEQLASQTEVVIRGKPGRRQKLVSEEDESKNSSENAQVENFEESQESSQGKGRLKTRRSSQLISASAENSDSNASETEGQKPRKRGRRLYSMNAELTHSPLNNAQTSENVLEPQELAGVQSTPEPQELAGVQSTPEPQELAGVQSTPEPQELAGVQSTPEPQELAGVQSTPEPQELAGVQSTEMPNSDVQSTEMPNSDVQSTDMPNSAAPQQSPLKNSSFVNDDQMVHDKVETMNEERNDVHEVMDTQKEEGEDMKEEDDKSQTENKEVVIAATTEDVQNSTDVITGSDIKSEEVLQDLPAGQTSHNKLEDSDEAVVEINPVIESTDSSKDMVVEGPDSQSDSTEVVSSQSESDGTAKISCPVHNRKGRRRPRLKDCICHLGVKSGAVSQSEPQASQEKETNSVDSNQLPPYSEEITSEEVKAVRNENGLPEVPVPETETTSLPVKSPDTLSDAAVEVAVLPPESIEKDEGEHAVTEESQDELRKNETTAEVLEESEFVSVGEQQVEEAASVDPVEAESLRKQEERLEESPVGTTEEAMAVENVLTNDDDGVAPLVEDPKGVVAEEEETEMDQTENTEPTVEPTEPTEPTEPLNTAKEKETAVCLDSPPKQKCLDAVTGELEVGQSPSSGKTRGMWSPSASPSTSILKKGQKRPSEEDSPSPLLKSRRVSFADPIYQQELADDIDRRSPVIRTSSPRSKSLGGQPKFITTPTKGLLNFSPRNLRSPGYKSSKKCLISEMTLEPRPIPKDCVYPALVACSTPVEAVLPQISSNMWPRGFGQLVRARNIKTVGDLSALTPAEIKALPIRSPKLSNVKKALKSYHEQQRKVRCDDLKGFDEMEKMTSEPEELELAENQDEEKAPEEAQEVTLEEPTTAEPQASEQQQEQPESLSLLSDVQAVGERFSTEELAHYSPGQLAVMYEHLSGMIKSVVDRLVATSNSMP